Proteins encoded within one genomic window of Bacillus thuringiensis:
- a CDS encoding GNAT family N-acetyltransferase, with translation MIREIKVEDAASFLQLSKQLDEETKFMLYEPGERKFTVKQQEQMIHRFIENEYATILVAVEEERIVGFILVNGNNIQRKRHVAGIVIGILQEYSGRGIGTRLFKETEKWARLHDVWRLELTVMAHNTRAQALYKKAGFEKEGVKRAALIIDGENIDEYEMAKLLK, from the coding sequence GTGATTAGGGAAATCAAAGTAGAAGATGCAGCATCATTTTTGCAATTAAGTAAGCAATTAGATGAAGAAACGAAATTTATGTTATATGAACCAGGAGAAAGAAAATTTACAGTTAAGCAACAAGAACAAATGATTCATCGCTTTATAGAAAATGAATATGCAACAATATTGGTAGCGGTTGAAGAAGAGAGAATAGTAGGATTTATTTTAGTGAATGGAAATAATATTCAAAGAAAGCGACATGTAGCAGGTATTGTAATTGGTATTTTGCAAGAGTATAGCGGGCGAGGTATTGGGACGAGATTGTTTAAAGAGACTGAGAAGTGGGCAAGATTACATGATGTATGGCGTTTAGAATTAACGGTAATGGCCCACAATACAAGAGCTCAGGCACTATATAAAAAAGCTGGATTTGAGAAGGAAGGTGTCAAAAGAGCTGCTCTTATTATCGATGGAGAGAACATCGATGAGTATGAAATGGCCAAATTATTAAAATAA
- a CDS encoding NUDIX hydrolase, producing MTVLYKKKVHAYVTREKEGVMQLLVFKHRDIPEAGIQIPGGTVDEGETLEAAILREVQEESGLRHLCIERFLADYIIHVKDKKEYQKRHFFHVTLLTDVKDGWEHIVSAGEEDEGLVFCYEWIDIAKCPELAGKQGEFLHLLDEVYAQ from the coding sequence ATGACGGTGTTATATAAGAAAAAAGTACACGCATATGTGACAAGAGAAAAAGAGGGAGTTATGCAACTGCTTGTTTTTAAACATCGTGATATACCTGAAGCCGGTATACAAATACCAGGGGGAACGGTTGATGAAGGAGAAACGCTAGAAGCAGCGATCTTACGTGAAGTACAAGAAGAGTCTGGATTACGTCATTTATGTATAGAACGATTTCTAGCTGATTACATCATACATGTGAAAGACAAAAAGGAATATCAAAAACGACATTTCTTCCACGTAACGTTACTAACAGATGTAAAAGATGGTTGGGAACATATTGTAAGTGCCGGTGAGGAAGATGAAGGCTTAGTATTTTGCTACGAATGGATTGATATTGCAAAATGTCCTGAATTAGCTGGGAAACAAGGTGAGTTTTTACATTTGTTAGATGAAGTATACGCACAGTAA
- a CDS encoding M15 family metallopeptidase — translation MKKRWILLGIVAAILIVGVAGINYKMYKDKQAREVNVNNIFPKAKETIANMDGDIAVISNPNSMLVLVNKSRRLPDGYRPPDLVIPKVRYSSEGDQEKKKMRKEAAGALEEMFQQADKERIFLFAVSGFRSFDRQKALNTMYKKQDGEAKTAMSSAVPGTSEHQTGLAMDITSQSAKFQLETIFGKTKEGQWLSENAHKFGFVIRYTKEKESLTGYRFEPWHVRYVGNPQATYLYENQLTLEEVTQ, via the coding sequence ATGAAAAAAAGATGGATACTACTTGGTATCGTAGCGGCGATACTCATTGTTGGAGTAGCAGGAATCAATTATAAAATGTATAAGGATAAGCAGGCGCGCGAGGTAAATGTAAATAACATATTTCCAAAAGCGAAAGAAACGATTGCGAATATGGATGGTGATATTGCGGTAATTAGTAATCCGAATTCGATGCTTGTGCTTGTGAATAAAAGTAGGCGTTTGCCAGATGGGTATAGACCGCCAGATTTAGTTATTCCGAAAGTGCGCTACTCAAGTGAAGGTGATCAAGAAAAGAAAAAAATGAGGAAAGAGGCAGCAGGAGCGCTTGAGGAAATGTTTCAGCAAGCTGATAAGGAGCGTATTTTCCTTTTTGCAGTCTCTGGATTTAGATCTTTTGATCGACAAAAAGCATTGAATACGATGTATAAAAAACAAGATGGAGAGGCAAAAACAGCAATGTCGAGTGCAGTTCCTGGAACGAGTGAACATCAAACTGGACTAGCTATGGATATTACATCGCAATCTGCTAAGTTTCAGTTAGAGACAATTTTTGGTAAAACGAAAGAAGGGCAGTGGCTTTCTGAAAATGCCCATAAATTTGGTTTTGTCATTCGATATACAAAAGAGAAAGAATCGCTTACGGGCTATCGATTTGAACCATGGCATGTAAGGTATGTGGGAAATCCACAAGCTACATATTTATATGAAAATCAACTGACACTTGAAGAAGTAACGCAGTGA